The following proteins come from a genomic window of Alnus glutinosa chromosome 10, dhAlnGlut1.1, whole genome shotgun sequence:
- the LOC133879122 gene encoding uncharacterized protein LOC133879122 translates to MSPNSETFDSMSSEEDDEGEHHPRRARRYPEWMPKRDLKEKVQLSVGLKFSNLTKFKKALQVFAVQNSFDYKYQHNEKTRVSAVCKKNCPWRIHTSWSKCKSFFQIKTFHSNHNCGSHYHNKRTSLPWAANRYLYSFRDNRDLKPKALRETIRRDYHVGMKVLSCHCAKRKALEILDGIDGEQYKHTREYANALLHWNQGSSAYIPRDGVFFQQMYVSFAACKQGFLASCRPMICVDACFLKGKWGGQLHVAVARDANDDIFLIAYVVCESKTRETWTWFLRALLEDIGYPREHMWSFMSDRQNGLIQALEELMSGVEHRYCVKHLHANLKRKGFKGKEYNDALWGAARAPNEIQFKFYLEVIKGMHQESFNAWVMKARDQPILFCLETIRRQLMNQFDKKRAGAANATNIMCPKIMKKLERNKKEADDYICHWSNQFEVDHSHEPRKIVDLEAKTCGCGRWEEPRKQYLPLETVPLETLLVNHQATLKLQVSDYISAHQE, encoded by the exons ATGTCCCCAAATAGTGAGACATTTGACAGTATGAGTAgcgaagaagatgatgaaggtGAACATCATCCGAGAAGAGCGAGGAGGTATCCCGAGTGGATGCCGAAGCGAGACCTTAAAGAAAAAGTGCAATTATCAGTTGGGTTGAAGTTCAGCAACCTTACTAAGTTCAAGAAAGCCTTACAAGTGTTTGCGGTGCAAAATTCATTTGATTACAAATACCAGCACAATGAGAAGACGCGGGTCTCAGcagtttgtaagaaaaattGTCCATGGAGAATACACACAAGCTGGTCCAAATGCAAATCATTCTTCCAGATCAAAACCTTCCACTCAAATCATAATTGTGGCAGCCATTACCACAACAAGCGGACATCATTACCTTGGGCTGCTAATAGATACTTATACAGTTTTCGGGACAATAGAGACTTGAAACCGAAAGCTCTAAGGGAGACGATCAGAAGGGATTACCATGTTGGGATGAAAGTGTTGAGCTGCCACTGTGCAAAAAGAAAGGCACTAGAGATCTTGGATGGTATAGATGGTGAGCAATACAAGCACACCAGGGAGTACGCCAATGCATTACTGCATTGGAATCAGGGTTCCTCAGCGTACATTCCGCGGGATGGAGTGTTCTTCCAGCAGATGTATGTCTCGTTCGCTGCTTGCAAGCAAGGCTTCTTGGCTAGCTGTAGGCCGATGATCTGTGTAGATGCTTGTTTCTTGAAGGGGAAGTGGGGAGGTCAATTGCATGTAGCAGTTGCAAGGGATGCAAATGATGACATATTTCTGATAGCATATGTTGTATGCGAGTCTAAAACCAGGGAAACATGGACCTGGTTCTTGCGGGCACTGTTGGAAGATATTGGATACCCTCGTGAGCATATGTGGTCATTCATGTCTGACCGTCAAAAt GGGTTGATTCAGGCTTTAGAGGAACTGATGTCTGGCGTAGAGCACAGATACTGTGTCAAACACTTGCATGCCAACCTGAAGAGGAAAGGCTTTAAGGGGAAGGAGTACAACGATGCTCTTTGGGGTGCAGCCAGGGCACCCAACGAGATACAATTTAAGTTTTACCTTGAGGTAATCAAAGGAATGCACCAGG AGAGCTTTAATGCATGGGTGATGAAAGCGAGGGACCAACCGATTCTATTTTGTTTGGAGACAATACGGAGGCAGCTGATGAATCAGTTTGATAAGAAAAGGGCTGGAGCTGCAAATGCAACTAATATAATGTGCCCTAAGATCATGAAAAAGCTGGAGCGAAATAAGAAAGAGGCTGATGATTACATATGTCACTGGAGTAACCAGTTTGAGGTTGACCACAGCCATGAGCCCAGGAAGATCGTTGACCTTGAAGCAAAAACTTGTGGATGTGGCCGGTG GGAGGAACCTCGGAAACAATATCTACCCTTGGAAACAGTGCCCCTAGAAACACTTTTGGTTAACCATCAGGCAACCCTCAAACTACAGGTCTCAGACTACATCTCAGCCCATCAGGAATAG